CGTGCCCTTCGCGCTCACGGGCGGCACGGCGATCGGCACGGGACGCGGCGACGAGCTCTCGCCGGCCCTCGCATCCGGGAGCTTCCACTGGGTGCTCGCGCTCGCCGACTTCGGGCTCTCCACGCCCGCCGTCTACTCGGAGCTCGACGAGCACCGCCGCCGCCACGCGCAGGACATCTTCCCCGCCGACCCGCGGCCGCAGGTGGCCACGAACGTGCTGCAGGCGCTGCGCGCGGGCGACCCGCACATGCTCGCCGAGGCGATGCACAACGACCTGCAGGCCCCCGCGCTGCACCTCGAGCCGTCGCTCGCGGAGGTGCTCGAGCTCGGCGAGCAGAACGGCGCCCTCGCCGGCATCGTCTCGGGCTCCGGGCCGACGGTCGCGTTCCTCACCGCGGATGTCGACTCCGCCCTCGAGCTGCAGGTCGCCCTCTCGGCGGCTCGCCTCAACGTCGTGCGGGCCACGGGGCCGGTGCACGGGGCGCGGATCGTCGCGGACTGACCGTGCCTTCGCGGCGGCGGCGGTGCTTCGCGCGCCCTCCCGCTGGTTGAGTAGCGCCGCTTCGCGCGCCCTCCCGCTGGTTGAGTAGCGCCGCGTCGCGGCGCGTATCGAAACCAGACGAACGTGTGACGTCGGTGGGGTCTCGATACACCGCCGCGTCGCGGCGGCACTCGACCAGCGGGGAGCGCGGGCGCCCTCGCGTCCAGCGGTGAACACGCCGAACGCGGTGAACGCGGGCTCCCCCGCGACCAGCGGGGAGCGCGGTGGACGCGGTGAACGCGGCGAACGCGGGCGCCCACGCGACGGACGGTGAACACGCGCGATATGATGACTTCATCATGCCGTTCTCCCGCTCCGAGCGCCCCCTCTACGAGGTGAAGGCGGGGCTCTTCAAGGGGCTCTCGCATCCGTTCCGCATCCGGCTGCTCGAGCTGCTCGCCGACGGCGAGGAGCACACCGTGGCCGAGCTGCAGGAGGCCACCGGCCTCGAGGCCTCGCACCTGTCGCAGCACCTGGCCGTGCTGCGCCGCCACCGGCTCGTCGCCTCGGACCGCCGCGCGAGCCACGTCTACTACCGGCTCGCGCACGCCGACGTCGCCGAGCTGCTCGCCGTCGCCCGCCGCCTGCTCGCCGACATCGTCGCCGCCGACTCGGCGCGCGCCGCCGACGTGGCCGCCCTCCCCGAGCTGCCGCGATGAGCGCCGCGGACGTCGCGCGCCGCACGGGCCGCCGCATCCGCGCCCTCCTGCCCTCGGCCGAGGACTACCGCCCGCTGCGCCGCAGCTGGCGCGGCGACCTCGTCGCGGGCCTCACGGTCGGCATCGTCGCGCTGCCGCTCGCGCTCGGCTTCGGCATCTCGTCGGGCGCGGGGGCGGAGGCCGGCCTCATCACCGCGATCATCGCGGGCGTCGTCGCGGCCGTGTTCGGCGGCTCGAACGTGCAGGTCTCGGGGCCGACGGGCGCCATGGTCGTCGTGCTCGCGCCGATCGTCGCGCAGTACGGCGTGGGCGCCGTCGCGCTGCTGAGCGTCATGGCGGGCGTGATCGTGCTTGTCGCGGGGGCGCTGCGCCTTGGCCGGGCGGTGTCGTTCATCCCGTGGCCCGTCATCGAGGGCTTCACGCTCGGCATCGCCGTCATCATCTTCCTGCAGCAGGTGCCCGCGCTCACGCGCGCCGACACGGGCGGCACGAGCCACACGAACGTCGTCGTCACCGCGGTCGACACTCTCGTGCACGCCGACCCCGCCTACCTGCTGTGGGCGCTCGGCGCCGTCGCGGTCGTCGCGCTGTGCATGGTGCTGCTGCCGAAGCTGCACCCCTCGATCCCGGGCTCGCTCATCGGCATCGCGCTCGTCGCCGTCCTCGCGCTCCTGCTGCCCACACCCCTCGCCGACATCGGCGAGCTGCCGAGCAGCCTGCCGCCGCCGAGCTTCCCCGCCCTCGACCTCGGCACGCTCGGCCACCTCGCGCTGCCGGCGCTCACGGTCGCGGCCCTCGCGGCGATCGAGTCGCTGCTCTCGGCGCGCGTCGCCGCATCCCTCGCCGACACGGGCCCCTACGACCCCGACCGCGAGCTCGTGGGGCAGGGACTCGCATCCGTCGCCGCGGGACTCTTCGGCGGCATGCCCGCGACGGGTGCGATCGCGCGCACCGCCGTCAACGTGCGCTCGGGCGCCCAGACGCGCGTCGCCGCGGTGTTCCATGCGGTCGTGCTGCTGCTCGTCGTGCTCGTCGCCGCCCAGCCCGTGGGCCTCATCCCGCTCGCGGCGCTCTCGGGCGTGCTCATGGTCACGGCGGTGCGGATGGTGCACCGCGCGACCGTGCGCAGCATCCTGCGCTCGACGCGCGCCGACGCGATCGCCTTCGTCGTCACGGCCATCGTCACGATCTCGGTCGACCTCATCGTGGCCGTCGCGATCGGCATGGTCGTGGCGGGCATCTTCGCCATCCGCAGCCTCTCTCGGGCCACCGGCGTCACGCGTGAGGAGCTGGGCGAACCGGTGCCGGGCGACGAGCGCATCGCCCTCATCCGCCTCGACGGTCCGCTGTTCTTCGCCGCCGCCGACCGCGTGTTCGACACCGTGACGGCGCTCGAGAACGTGTCGGTCGTGATCCTGCGGATGTCGCAGATCGAGCTCGTCGACGCGACGGGCGCGCACGTGCTGAGCGAGATCGTGCAGCGACTGGAGGCGCGCGGCATCACAGTGCTCATCAAGGGCGTGCGCGAGGGGCACGTCGAGCTGTTCCGCACCGTCGGGGTGCTCTCGGCGCTGCGGCACCACAAGCACCTCTTCGACGACC
The Protaetiibacter sp. SSC-01 genome window above contains:
- a CDS encoding 4-(cytidine 5'-diphospho)-2-C-methyl-D-erythritol kinase, translating into MTTSGRAAVHVKAPGKINVFLKVGAIDDTGYHDVAIAYQAVSLCEDVRVTEASDFSIEVTGSVELSRVPVDGSNIAIKAARMLAARTGYDGGAHIRIDKHVPVTGGMGGGSADAAATLVACDALWGTELPREELLDLARKLGADVPFALTGGTAIGTGRGDELSPALASGSFHWVLALADFGLSTPAVYSELDEHRRRHAQDIFPADPRPQVATNVLQALRAGDPHMLAEAMHNDLQAPALHLEPSLAEVLELGEQNGALAGIVSGSGPTVAFLTADVDSALELQVALSAARLNVVRATGPVHGARIVAD
- a CDS encoding helix-turn-helix transcriptional regulator, producing the protein MPFSRSERPLYEVKAGLFKGLSHPFRIRLLELLADGEEHTVAELQEATGLEASHLSQHLAVLRRHRLVASDRRASHVYYRLAHADVAELLAVARRLLADIVAADSARAADVAALPELPR
- a CDS encoding SulP family inorganic anion transporter — protein: MSAADVARRTGRRIRALLPSAEDYRPLRRSWRGDLVAGLTVGIVALPLALGFGISSGAGAEAGLITAIIAGVVAAVFGGSNVQVSGPTGAMVVVLAPIVAQYGVGAVALLSVMAGVIVLVAGALRLGRAVSFIPWPVIEGFTLGIAVIIFLQQVPALTRADTGGTSHTNVVVTAVDTLVHADPAYLLWALGAVAVVALCMVLLPKLHPSIPGSLIGIALVAVLALLLPTPLADIGELPSSLPPPSFPALDLGTLGHLALPALTVAALAAIESLLSARVAASLADTGPYDPDRELVGQGLASVAAGLFGGMPATGAIARTAVNVRSGAQTRVAAVFHAVVLLLVVLVAAQPVGLIPLAALSGVLMVTAVRMVHRATVRSILRSTRADAIAFVVTAIVTISVDLIVAVAIGMVVAGIFAIRSLSRATGVTREELGEPVPGDERIALIRLDGPLFFAAADRVFDTVTALENVSVVILRMSQIELVDATGAHVLSEIVQRLEARGITVLIKGVREGHVELFRTVGVLSALRHHKHLFDDLPSAIEHARSHIAREAAG